A window of Fragaria vesca subsp. vesca linkage group LG7, FraVesHawaii_1.0, whole genome shotgun sequence contains these coding sequences:
- the LOC101297390 gene encoding DEAD-box ATP-dependent RNA helicase 26-like has product MPVKLLPQLRLLNNPSSSSLPISRFLSMKFGPSISASPRPVPAFSRAFPLRLRYLALGSHRSLSTRAFRTGSGSSGSGSQFARGYERKAVGGSKSLVDDEAELSDWVSELRTDPTRRGEDSDGGGRRGRVRDRGGERDREPYPAKRSRRDSGGGSDEFGGGFRSPAQSSRMSSRREDGGDRGGRSFPARGSRGGSSSFGDRRPSSGPSAFTKNPRMDRRFDNKFGDNAVKEDEFSGRRSQSFRGSSSNVAKRGGREVDAGFRRGGGEWVRKDSIKERPVVDDSDDEDDEVEELGAGIGGLLTEEDSDGAASEVEDGYEVLKGKSAAALFGSDKVAVSQKAVPKSSAGDSDSYLSESRFDQCSVSPLSLKGIKDAGYVNMTVVQEATLPVILKGKDVLAKAKTGTGKTVAFLLPSIEVVVNSPPIGRDHKRPPISVLVICPTRELANQAAVEAGKLLKYHPSIGVQVVIGGTRLALEQKRMQANPCQILVATPGRLKDHIENTAGFATRLMGVKVLVLDEADHLLDMGFRKDIERIIAAVPKQRQTLLFSATVPEEVRQICHIALKRDHEYINTVVEGSEETHAQVRQTHLIAPLDKHFSFVYSLLKEHIADDLDYKVLVFCTTAMVTRLVADLLGELNLNVREIHSRKPQSYRTRVSDEFRKSKGLILVTSDVSARGVDYPDVTLVIQVGIPADRQQYIHRLGRTGRKGKEGQGILLLAPWEEFFLSAIKDLPMTKAPVPLVDPDTTKKVERALSQVEIKNKEAAYQAWLGYYNSNKKIGRDKHRLVELANEFSRSMGLDNPPAIAKMVLGKMGLKNVPGLRSK; this is encoded by the exons ATGCCCGTTAAGCTCCTCCCACAACTCCGCCTCCTCAACAACCCCTCCTCCTCCTCTCTCCCAATCTCCCGCTTCCTCTCCATGAAATTCGGACCCTCCATTTCGGCCTCGCCCCGACCCGTACCCGCCTTCTCCCGCGCCTTCCCGCTCCGCCTCCGCTACCTCGCCCTCGGCTCCCACCGCTCATTATCCACCCGCGCCTTCCGAACCGGGTCGGGTTCTTCCGGGTCGGGCTCCCAATTCGCCCGCGGATACGAGCGGAAGGCGGTCGGTGGATCCAAGAGCCTTGTCGACGACGAGGCCGAGCTGAGCGACTGGGTCAGCGAGCTGCGGACCGACCCGACCCGAAGGGGAGAGGATTCTGACGGCGGTGGGAGGAGAGGTAGGGTTAGAGATAGGGGAGGGGAGAGAGATAGAGAGCCGTATCCGGCGAAGCGGAGCAGGAGAGATAGCGGCGGCGGCTCCGACGAGTTCGGCGGAGGGTTTCGGTCTCCGGCTCAGTCTTCACGGATGAGTAGCAGAAGGGAGGATGGTGGTGATAGAGGAGGTAGGTCATTTCCGGCGAGAGGTAGTCGCGGTGGGAGTTCGAGCTTCGGTGATCGGAGACCGAGCTCCGGTCCGTCGGCGTTTACTAAAAATCCTAGGATGGATAGAAGGTTTGATAACAAGTTTGGGGATAATGCTGTGAAGGAGGATGAGTTTTCGGGGAGGAGGAGTCAGAGTTTCAGAGGGAGTTCGAGTAATGTGGCTAAGAGAGGTGGGAGAGAGGTGGATGCGGGTTTCAGAAGAGGCGGAGGTGAGTGGGTGAGGAAGGATTCGATTAAGGAAAGGCCGGTGGTTGATGATAGTGATGATGAGGATGATGAGGTGGAGGAGCTTGGTGCTGGTATTGGGGGGTTGCTTACCGAGGAAGATAGTGATGGTGCTGCTTCGGAGGTGGAGGATGGGTATGAAGTGTTGAAAGGTAAGAGTGCTGCGGCATTGTTTGGTTCGGATAAGGTAGCGGTGAGCCAGAAGGCTGTGCCGAAAAGTTCAGCTGGAGACTCTGACTCGTATTTGAGTGAGTCAAG GTTTGATCAGTGTTCGGTCTCACCACTGTCCTTGAAGGGAATAAAGGATGCGGGATATGTGAACATGACTGTGGTACAAGAGGCTACTCTTCCCGTCATACTCAAAG GCAAGGATGTTCTAGCCAAAGCCAAAACCGGGACTGGAAAAACTGTTGCGTTCTTG CTTCCATCAATTGAAGTTGTTGTAAATTCACCTCCTATTGGTCGTGACCATAAGAGACCCCCAATTTCTGTACTTGTAATATGCCCAACTCGAGAGCTGGCGAATCAAGCTGCAGTAGAAGCCGGTAAATTGTTGAAGTATCATCCTTCTATTGGTGTTCAAGTTGTGATTGGAGGTACAAGACTTGCTCTAGAACAGAAACGCATGCAAGCAAACCCTTGCCAG ATTCTTGTCGCTACACCGGGAAGGCTCAAAGATCACATTGAGAATACCGCGGGTTTCGCAACTAGGCTGATGGGTGTCAAGGTCCTCGTACTTGATGAAGCTGACCATTTACTTGATATGGGGTTCCGTAAAGACATAGAAAGGATTATAGCTGCTGTTCCAAAACAGCGACAGACACTATTGTTCTCTGCCACAGTTCCAGAAGAG GTCCGTCAAATTTGTCATATTGCTTTGAAAAGAGATCATGAATATATAAACACGGTTGTGGAAGGCAGTGAAGAGACACATGCACAG GTTAGACAAACCCATTTGATTGCTCCTTTGGACAAGCACTTCTCCTTTGTATATAGTCTTCTTAAAGAGCATATCGCAGACGATCTTGACTATAAG GTTCTTGTATTCTGCACTACTGCAATGGTCACCCGACTGGTCGCTGACCTTCTTGGTGAGCTGAACTTGAACGTTAGGGAGATCCACTCCAGAAAGCCACAGAGTTATAGAACTAGGGTTTCTGATGAATTTCGGAAATCAAAGGGTCTTATCCTGGTGACTTCTGATGTATCTGCACGTGGGGTTGATTATCCAGATGTTACTCTAGTCATACAG GTTGGCATTCCAGCTGATAGACAACAGTATATTCATCGACTTGGTAGAACTGGCCGTAAGGGCAAAGAAGGGCAAGGAATATTGCTACTGGCGCCTTGGGAGGAATTCTTCTTATCCGCTATTAAAGATTTGCCAATGACCAAGGCTCCTGTACCTTTAGTTGATCCCGATACGACGAAGAAG GTGGAACGAGCTCTATCCCAAGTGGAGATAAAGAACAAAGAAGCAGCATACCAAGCGTGGCTTGGGTATTACAACTCAAATAAGAAAATAGGGCGTGATAAGCATAGGCTTGTGGAGCTTGCTAATGAGTTTAGCCGAAGCATGGGGCTGGACAACCCTCCAGCCATTGCCAAGATGGTTCTCGGTAAGATGGGTCTTAAGAATGTCCCTGGACTGCGTTCCAAATAA
- the LOC101293228 gene encoding eukaryotic translation initiation factor 1A-like: MPKNKGKGGKNRKRGKNEADDEKRELLFKTDGQEYAQVTRMLGNGRLEARCHDGVTRLGHISGKLHKKVWIAAGDIVLIGLRDYQDGKADVIHKYMPDEARLLKAYGELNDSFRPNEGGGGNSDDDIDSGNEFLQFEDGDVDRI; encoded by the coding sequence ATGCCGAAGAACAAAGGAAAGGGAGGCAAGAACCGCAAGAGGGGAAAGAACGAAGCCGACGACGAGAAGCGAGAGCTCCTCTTCAAAACAGACGGCCAGGAATACGCGCAGGTCACACGCATGTTAGGCAACGGCCGGCTTGAAGCCAGGTGCCACGACGGTGTCACCCGCCTCGGCCACATATCTGGCAAGTTACATAAGAAGGTCTGGATCGCCGCCGGCGATATTGTCCTCATCGGGCTGAGGGACTACCAGGATGGCAAGGCTGATGTGATTCACAAGTACATGCCGGATGAGGCCAGGTTGCTCAAGGCTTATGGGGAGTTGAATGACAGTTTCAGGCCTAATGAGGGCGGCGGCGGCAACAGTGACGACGACATCGACAGCGGCAATGAGTTCCTACAGTTTGAGGATGGTGATGTTGATAGAATCTGA